Proteins encoded within one genomic window of Gallus gallus isolate bGalGal1 chromosome 1, bGalGal1.mat.broiler.GRCg7b, whole genome shotgun sequence:
- the DDX11 gene encoding ATP-dependent DNA helicase DDX11 isoform X5, protein MGDITGGDLVVIAFDRTPCHLRGMRHSYEEQIRRKKREERLEKIRHNVQLKYAAKRKRSEEDETKRLLQLSKEILSEGAGAAVPEQLDHNEEELILAEYESDEEKKVASGLEEDDDDDLEEEHVTKIYYCSRTHSQLSQFVHEVQKSPFGKDTRLVSLGSRQNLCVNEEVRRLGALQLINDRCTEMQKNKHEKKSDAEVEGKKRRVSRTVCPFYSYEQMQFLRDEVLVEVKDIEQLVTLGKETKACPYYGSRYAIPAAQLVVLPYQMLLHEATRSAAGIILKDQVVIIDEAHNLIDTITCIYSAEVSGSQLCCAHSQLLQYMERYRKRLKAKNLMYIKQILYLLERFVVMLGGNVNQNPSCQVVSQTGTELKSINDFLFQSQIDNINLFKVQRYCEKSLISRKLFGFVERYGNPAPVVKTNKENQKLAGLQNFLMTLQQGSYKEGPLQSPPVEADSDQLRAASPLMHIEGFLSALTNANEDGRVILNRQGTIGQSSLKFLLLNPAVHFAKVVKECRAVIIAGGTMQPVADFREQLLSYAGVDPARIVEFSCGHVIPPENILPIILCSGPSNQQLEFTYQTRDLPQMMDETGRILCNLCNVVPGGVVCFFPSYDYEKQVYAHWEKTGLLTRLATKKKIFQEPKKANQVEQVLAEYAKCIKRCSQAGGQMTGALLLSVVGGKMSEGINFSDDLGRCVIMVGMPYPNIKSPELQEKMTWLDKTMPRSASQAPSRVLIENLCMKAVNQSIGRAIRHQKDYASILLLDHRYARPAILNKLPQWIRERIQVKPAFGSAFAELRKFHRGKSD, encoded by the exons ATGGGTGACATCACAGGTGGTGACTTGGTGGTCATTGCCTTTGACAGGACTCCATGTCACTTAAGAGGGATGAGGCATTCCTAT GAAGAGCAGATCAGGAGGAAAAAACGAGAAGAACGTCTTGAGAAAATCCGCCATAATGTACAGTTAAAATATGCAGCAAAGAGGAAG AGATCTGAGGAGGATGAGACAAAGCGCCTCCTTCAGCTCAGCAAGGAGATTCTGTCAGagggagctggagcagctgtcCCAGAGCAGCTGGATCACAACGAGGAGGAGCTGATTCTTGCTGAATATGAGAGTGACGAGGAAAAGAAAGTGGCATCTGG GCTggaggaagatgatgatgatgacttGGAAGAAGAGCATGTGACGAAG ATTTACTACTGCAGCCGCACTCATTCCCAGCTGTCTCAGTTTGTGCATGAAGTGCAGAAAAGTCCTTTTGGCAAAGACACGCGTCTGGTCTCCTTGGGATCCAGGCAG AACCTGTGTGTGAATGAGGAGGTGCGCCGCTTGGGGGCTCTGCAGCTCATCAATGACCGCTGCACGGAGATGCAAAAGAACAAACATG aAAAGAAGAGCGATGCAGAGGTCGAAGGGAAGAAGAGACGTGTGAGTCGCACTGTGTGCCCATTTTATTCCTATGAGCAAATGCAGTTTCTCCGCGATGAAGTTCTAGTGGAAGTGAAGGATATTGAGCAGTTGGTGACTCTGGGAAAGGAGACCAAAGCCTGCCCCTATTATGGGAGTCGATACGCCATTCCTGCTGCTCAG CTGGTGGTGCTGCCCTACCAGATGCTCTTGCATGAGGCCACCAGGAGCGCTGCGGGGATCATTCTGAAGGACCAGGTTGTAATCATCGACGAGGCCCACAACCTCATAGACACCATCACCTGTATCTATAGCGCGGAGGTCAGTGGCTCTCAG ctgtgctgtgcccactcccagctgctgcagtacATGGAGCGATACAG gaaaCGTTTGAAGGCAAAGAACTTGATGTACATTAAGCAGATCCTGTATTTGCTGGAGCGGTTTGTAGTCATGCTGGGAG GGAATGTGAACCAAAATCCTAGCTGCCAGGTAGTTTCCCAAACAG ggacaGAGCTGAAATCCATCAATGACTTCCTCTTTCAGAGCCAGATTGACAATATCAACCTCTTCAAG GTGCAGCGTTACTGTGAGAAGAGCCTCATCAGTAGGAAG CTTTTTGGATTTGTGGAGCGATATGGCAATCCTGCCCCAGTTGTGAAGACCAACAAGGAGAACCAGAAGCTGGCTGGTTTGCAGAACTTTCTTATGACTCTCCAGCAGGGATCTTATAAGGAGG GCCCTCTCCAGAGCCCTCCCGTGGAGGCTGACAGTGACCAGCTCCGAGCTGCCTCTCCTCTGATGCACATCGAGGGATTTCTCTCAGCCCTCACAAACGCAAATGAAGATGGTCGAGTCATTCTCAATAGGCAAG gcACTATTGGTCAGAGCAGCCTCAAATTCCTCTTGCTGAATCCAGCTGTCCACTTTGCCAAGGTGGTGAAAGAATGTCGTGCTGTAATCATTGCTGGGGGCACCATGCAGCCG GTGGCTGATTTCCGAGAGCAGCTGCTGTCCTATGCTGGTGTGGATCCTGCACGCATCGTGGAGTTCTCTTGTG GACATGTGATTCCTCCAGAAAACATTTTACCCATAATCCTCTGTAGTGGTCCTTCCAACCAGCAGCTGGAGTTCACCTACCAGACAAGAGACCTGCCCCAGATG ATGGATGAGACAGGCCGAATCCTCTGCAACCTGTGCAATGTGGTCCCAGGGGGTGTGGTGTGCTTCTTCCCCTCCTATGACTATGAGAAGCAGGTGTATGCGCACTGGGAGAAAACAGGGCTGCTCACCCGCCTGGCAACTAAGAAGAAG ATCTTTCAGGAGCCTAAGAAAGCCAACCAGGTGGAGCAGGTGCTGGCGGAGTATGCCAAGTGCATAaag CggtgcagccaggctggagGCCAGATGACGggggctctgctgctttctgtagtTGGAGGCAAAATGAGTGAAGGGATCAACTTCTCGGATGACCTGGGAAG GTGTGTGATTATGGTGGGAATGCCTTACCCCAACATTAAATCTCCCGAGCTTCAAGAGAAAATGACTTGGCTTGATAAAACAATG cCAAGATCTGCTAGCCAGGCACCTAGCAGAGTGCTGATTGAAAACCTGTGCATGAAGGCAGTAAACCAGTCAATAG GAAGAGCCATTCGCCACCAGAAGGACTACGCAAGCATCCTGCTCCTGGACCACAGGTATGCACGCCCTGCCATCCTTAACAAGCTGCCACAGTGGATCAGGGAGAGAATCCAGGTCAAGCCTGCCTTTGGATCAGCTTTTGCAGAGTTAAGAAAG TTCCACCGAGGGAAATCAGACTGA
- the DDX11 gene encoding ATP-dependent DNA helicase DDX11 isoform X7, with amino-acid sequence MRSEEDETKRLLQLSKEILSEGAGAAVPEQLDHNEEELILAEYESDEEKKVASGLEEDDDDDLEEEHVTKIYYCSRTHSQLSQFVHEVQKSPFGKDTRLVSLGSRQNLCVNEEVRRLGALQLINDRCTEMQKNKHEKKSDAEVEGKKRRVSRTVCPFYSYEQMQFLRDEVLVEVKDIEQLVTLGKETKACPYYGSRYAIPAAQLVVLPYQMLLHEATRSAAGIILKDQVVIIDEAHNLIDTITCIYSAEVSGSQLCCAHSQLLQYMERYRKRLKAKNLMYIKQILYLLERFVVMLGGNVNQNPSCQVVSQTGTELKSINDFLFQSQIDNINLFKVQRYCEKSLISRKLFGFVERYGNPAPVVKTNKENQKLAGLQNFLMTLQQGSYKEGPLQSPPVEADSDQLRAASPLMHIEGFLSALTNANEDGRVILNRQGTIGQSSLKFLLLNPAVHFAKVVKECRAVIIAGGTMQPVADFREQLLSYAGVDPARIVEFSCGHVIPPENILPIILCSGPSNQQLEFTYQTRDLPQMMDETGRILCNLCNVVPGGVVCFFPSYDYEKQVYAHWEKTGLLTRLATKKKIFQEPKKANQVEQVLAEYAKCIKRCSQAGGQMTGALLLSVVGGKMSEGINFSDDLGRCVIMVGMPYPNIKSPELQEKMTWLDKTMPRSASQAPSRVLIENLCMKAVNQSIGRAIRHQKDYASILLLDHRYARPAILNKLPQWIRERIQVKPAFGSAFAELRKFHRGKSD; translated from the exons ATG AGATCTGAGGAGGATGAGACAAAGCGCCTCCTTCAGCTCAGCAAGGAGATTCTGTCAGagggagctggagcagctgtcCCAGAGCAGCTGGATCACAACGAGGAGGAGCTGATTCTTGCTGAATATGAGAGTGACGAGGAAAAGAAAGTGGCATCTGG GCTggaggaagatgatgatgatgacttGGAAGAAGAGCATGTGACGAAG ATTTACTACTGCAGCCGCACTCATTCCCAGCTGTCTCAGTTTGTGCATGAAGTGCAGAAAAGTCCTTTTGGCAAAGACACGCGTCTGGTCTCCTTGGGATCCAGGCAG AACCTGTGTGTGAATGAGGAGGTGCGCCGCTTGGGGGCTCTGCAGCTCATCAATGACCGCTGCACGGAGATGCAAAAGAACAAACATG aAAAGAAGAGCGATGCAGAGGTCGAAGGGAAGAAGAGACGTGTGAGTCGCACTGTGTGCCCATTTTATTCCTATGAGCAAATGCAGTTTCTCCGCGATGAAGTTCTAGTGGAAGTGAAGGATATTGAGCAGTTGGTGACTCTGGGAAAGGAGACCAAAGCCTGCCCCTATTATGGGAGTCGATACGCCATTCCTGCTGCTCAG CTGGTGGTGCTGCCCTACCAGATGCTCTTGCATGAGGCCACCAGGAGCGCTGCGGGGATCATTCTGAAGGACCAGGTTGTAATCATCGACGAGGCCCACAACCTCATAGACACCATCACCTGTATCTATAGCGCGGAGGTCAGTGGCTCTCAG ctgtgctgtgcccactcccagctgctgcagtacATGGAGCGATACAG gaaaCGTTTGAAGGCAAAGAACTTGATGTACATTAAGCAGATCCTGTATTTGCTGGAGCGGTTTGTAGTCATGCTGGGAG GGAATGTGAACCAAAATCCTAGCTGCCAGGTAGTTTCCCAAACAG ggacaGAGCTGAAATCCATCAATGACTTCCTCTTTCAGAGCCAGATTGACAATATCAACCTCTTCAAG GTGCAGCGTTACTGTGAGAAGAGCCTCATCAGTAGGAAG CTTTTTGGATTTGTGGAGCGATATGGCAATCCTGCCCCAGTTGTGAAGACCAACAAGGAGAACCAGAAGCTGGCTGGTTTGCAGAACTTTCTTATGACTCTCCAGCAGGGATCTTATAAGGAGG GCCCTCTCCAGAGCCCTCCCGTGGAGGCTGACAGTGACCAGCTCCGAGCTGCCTCTCCTCTGATGCACATCGAGGGATTTCTCTCAGCCCTCACAAACGCAAATGAAGATGGTCGAGTCATTCTCAATAGGCAAG gcACTATTGGTCAGAGCAGCCTCAAATTCCTCTTGCTGAATCCAGCTGTCCACTTTGCCAAGGTGGTGAAAGAATGTCGTGCTGTAATCATTGCTGGGGGCACCATGCAGCCG GTGGCTGATTTCCGAGAGCAGCTGCTGTCCTATGCTGGTGTGGATCCTGCACGCATCGTGGAGTTCTCTTGTG GACATGTGATTCCTCCAGAAAACATTTTACCCATAATCCTCTGTAGTGGTCCTTCCAACCAGCAGCTGGAGTTCACCTACCAGACAAGAGACCTGCCCCAGATG ATGGATGAGACAGGCCGAATCCTCTGCAACCTGTGCAATGTGGTCCCAGGGGGTGTGGTGTGCTTCTTCCCCTCCTATGACTATGAGAAGCAGGTGTATGCGCACTGGGAGAAAACAGGGCTGCTCACCCGCCTGGCAACTAAGAAGAAG ATCTTTCAGGAGCCTAAGAAAGCCAACCAGGTGGAGCAGGTGCTGGCGGAGTATGCCAAGTGCATAaag CggtgcagccaggctggagGCCAGATGACGggggctctgctgctttctgtagtTGGAGGCAAAATGAGTGAAGGGATCAACTTCTCGGATGACCTGGGAAG GTGTGTGATTATGGTGGGAATGCCTTACCCCAACATTAAATCTCCCGAGCTTCAAGAGAAAATGACTTGGCTTGATAAAACAATG cCAAGATCTGCTAGCCAGGCACCTAGCAGAGTGCTGATTGAAAACCTGTGCATGAAGGCAGTAAACCAGTCAATAG GAAGAGCCATTCGCCACCAGAAGGACTACGCAAGCATCCTGCTCCTGGACCACAGGTATGCACGCCCTGCCATCCTTAACAAGCTGCCACAGTGGATCAGGGAGAGAATCCAGGTCAAGCCTGCCTTTGGATCAGCTTTTGCAGAGTTAAGAAAG TTCCACCGAGGGAAATCAGACTGA
- the DDX11 gene encoding ATP-dependent DNA helicase DDX11 isoform X6, with protein MKSLGNEKRDKKDKGEFQKRYTDLEKQLFQRSEEDETKRLLQLSKEILSEGAGAAVPEQLDHNEEELILAEYESDEEKKVASGLEEDDDDDLEEEHVTKIYYCSRTHSQLSQFVHEVQKSPFGKDTRLVSLGSRQNLCVNEEVRRLGALQLINDRCTEMQKNKHEKKSDAEVEGKKRRVSRTVCPFYSYEQMQFLRDEVLVEVKDIEQLVTLGKETKACPYYGSRYAIPAAQLVVLPYQMLLHEATRSAAGIILKDQVVIIDEAHNLIDTITCIYSAEVSGSQLCCAHSQLLQYMERYRKRLKAKNLMYIKQILYLLERFVVMLGGNVNQNPSCQVVSQTGTELKSINDFLFQSQIDNINLFKVQRYCEKSLISRKLFGFVERYGNPAPVVKTNKENQKLAGLQNFLMTLQQGSYKEGPLQSPPVEADSDQLRAASPLMHIEGFLSALTNANEDGRVILNRQGTIGQSSLKFLLLNPAVHFAKVVKECRAVIIAGGTMQPVADFREQLLSYAGVDPARIVEFSCGHVIPPENILPIILCSGPSNQQLEFTYQTRDLPQMMDETGRILCNLCNVVPGGVVCFFPSYDYEKQVYAHWEKTGLLTRLATKKKIFQEPKKANQVEQVLAEYAKCIKRCSQAGGQMTGALLLSVVGGKMSEGINFSDDLGRCVIMVGMPYPNIKSPELQEKMTWLDKTMPRSASQAPSRVLIENLCMKAVNQSIGRAIRHQKDYASILLLDHRYARPAILNKLPQWIRERIQVKPAFGSAFAELRKFHRGKSD; from the exons ATGAAAAGCCTGGGAAATGAGAAACGTGATAAAAAGGACAAAGGCGAATTTCAGAAACGCTACACAGATttggaaaagcagctgtttcag AGATCTGAGGAGGATGAGACAAAGCGCCTCCTTCAGCTCAGCAAGGAGATTCTGTCAGagggagctggagcagctgtcCCAGAGCAGCTGGATCACAACGAGGAGGAGCTGATTCTTGCTGAATATGAGAGTGACGAGGAAAAGAAAGTGGCATCTGG GCTggaggaagatgatgatgatgacttGGAAGAAGAGCATGTGACGAAG ATTTACTACTGCAGCCGCACTCATTCCCAGCTGTCTCAGTTTGTGCATGAAGTGCAGAAAAGTCCTTTTGGCAAAGACACGCGTCTGGTCTCCTTGGGATCCAGGCAG AACCTGTGTGTGAATGAGGAGGTGCGCCGCTTGGGGGCTCTGCAGCTCATCAATGACCGCTGCACGGAGATGCAAAAGAACAAACATG aAAAGAAGAGCGATGCAGAGGTCGAAGGGAAGAAGAGACGTGTGAGTCGCACTGTGTGCCCATTTTATTCCTATGAGCAAATGCAGTTTCTCCGCGATGAAGTTCTAGTGGAAGTGAAGGATATTGAGCAGTTGGTGACTCTGGGAAAGGAGACCAAAGCCTGCCCCTATTATGGGAGTCGATACGCCATTCCTGCTGCTCAG CTGGTGGTGCTGCCCTACCAGATGCTCTTGCATGAGGCCACCAGGAGCGCTGCGGGGATCATTCTGAAGGACCAGGTTGTAATCATCGACGAGGCCCACAACCTCATAGACACCATCACCTGTATCTATAGCGCGGAGGTCAGTGGCTCTCAG ctgtgctgtgcccactcccagctgctgcagtacATGGAGCGATACAG gaaaCGTTTGAAGGCAAAGAACTTGATGTACATTAAGCAGATCCTGTATTTGCTGGAGCGGTTTGTAGTCATGCTGGGAG GGAATGTGAACCAAAATCCTAGCTGCCAGGTAGTTTCCCAAACAG ggacaGAGCTGAAATCCATCAATGACTTCCTCTTTCAGAGCCAGATTGACAATATCAACCTCTTCAAG GTGCAGCGTTACTGTGAGAAGAGCCTCATCAGTAGGAAG CTTTTTGGATTTGTGGAGCGATATGGCAATCCTGCCCCAGTTGTGAAGACCAACAAGGAGAACCAGAAGCTGGCTGGTTTGCAGAACTTTCTTATGACTCTCCAGCAGGGATCTTATAAGGAGG GCCCTCTCCAGAGCCCTCCCGTGGAGGCTGACAGTGACCAGCTCCGAGCTGCCTCTCCTCTGATGCACATCGAGGGATTTCTCTCAGCCCTCACAAACGCAAATGAAGATGGTCGAGTCATTCTCAATAGGCAAG gcACTATTGGTCAGAGCAGCCTCAAATTCCTCTTGCTGAATCCAGCTGTCCACTTTGCCAAGGTGGTGAAAGAATGTCGTGCTGTAATCATTGCTGGGGGCACCATGCAGCCG GTGGCTGATTTCCGAGAGCAGCTGCTGTCCTATGCTGGTGTGGATCCTGCACGCATCGTGGAGTTCTCTTGTG GACATGTGATTCCTCCAGAAAACATTTTACCCATAATCCTCTGTAGTGGTCCTTCCAACCAGCAGCTGGAGTTCACCTACCAGACAAGAGACCTGCCCCAGATG ATGGATGAGACAGGCCGAATCCTCTGCAACCTGTGCAATGTGGTCCCAGGGGGTGTGGTGTGCTTCTTCCCCTCCTATGACTATGAGAAGCAGGTGTATGCGCACTGGGAGAAAACAGGGCTGCTCACCCGCCTGGCAACTAAGAAGAAG ATCTTTCAGGAGCCTAAGAAAGCCAACCAGGTGGAGCAGGTGCTGGCGGAGTATGCCAAGTGCATAaag CggtgcagccaggctggagGCCAGATGACGggggctctgctgctttctgtagtTGGAGGCAAAATGAGTGAAGGGATCAACTTCTCGGATGACCTGGGAAG GTGTGTGATTATGGTGGGAATGCCTTACCCCAACATTAAATCTCCCGAGCTTCAAGAGAAAATGACTTGGCTTGATAAAACAATG cCAAGATCTGCTAGCCAGGCACCTAGCAGAGTGCTGATTGAAAACCTGTGCATGAAGGCAGTAAACCAGTCAATAG GAAGAGCCATTCGCCACCAGAAGGACTACGCAAGCATCCTGCTCCTGGACCACAGGTATGCACGCCCTGCCATCCTTAACAAGCTGCCACAGTGGATCAGGGAGAGAATCCAGGTCAAGCCTGCCTTTGGATCAGCTTTTGCAGAGTTAAGAAAG TTCCACCGAGGGAAATCAGACTGA